From Bacteroidota bacterium:
TCTGATTAGTTTTGCTAAACTGAAGCCATCTAGCTTGGGTAACATCACGTCCAGAATGCATAAATCAGGTTTTGAATTCTGGAATGCTTCCCAAGCCTCTTCCCCATCTTGGCTGATGATGACCTGATATCCTTTAATTTCAAGATTATCTCTTGTTACATATCTCAAATATGCATCATCTTCAACATATAGAATTTTAACTTTATTAGTCATTATCCTGCTTTCTATTGGTTATTACTGACTTTCCCCCTACAGTAATTGTAAATGCACTTCCTTTATTGACTTCACTAAGTAAATCAATTTTCCAACGATGAATTTTAATAATATTCTTGACATAATCAAGCCCCAATCCAAAACCTTTAACATCATGAATATTGCCCATAGGCACTCTGTAAAATTTTTGAAAAATGAGTTTTTGATATTCGTGTGGAATTCCTTCTCCATTATCCTTAATAATAATTTTCAGCAAGCCATTAACAAATTCTGTTGAAACTGAAATCTTAATTTTTTCAGGACTGTACTTTACAGCATTATCAAGGAGATTAAAAAGGACATTTTTAATGTGGAACTTATCTGCCCTAATAAAATCATTTGATGCTTCAAGTTTTGTTGTTATTTCACCACTTTTTTCTTTCACATGCGGCTCAAATGTTTTCACTACTTCGCCTATTAGTTGATGCAGGCTAATTTCTTCCGTTTTCAAGCGGAATTCTTTTTTCTCTATCATGGCATATTGAAGAACTTTTTCAACCTGACGAGCTAAGCGCTGGCTTTCTTCTTTAATGATGAATGCATAATATTGAAGCCGCTCAGAATTTCTAATATTATCCTTTTCTAGCAGGACTTCTGAAGAAATGCCTATGGTAGAAATAGGTGTTTTAAATTCATGAGTCATATTATTAATAAAATCCTTTTGTATTTCTGAAAGTCGCTTTTGCCTGAGGATAATCAGCAGTGAAAAAGCAAAAAATACCAGGGTTATAAACAAGACTATAGAAGAAATAATCCATATCAACATTTTCTCAAGAATAAACTTAGTTTGAGATGGAAAAGTAATCCCGAAATAGTAGGTCATTCCTTCAACGGCCAAAAACTCCTGACAATATTCTTCCTTTTGTTGCGCAATTGCATGAGTGCTTGATTCACATAAAACCATAGTGCCAGAATTGCAATCATAAATAGCATAAAAATAGTCCAGCGGTAAATTCTTATACTCAAATTCAGTTTTTAAATAGTAATCAAGTGTTTGTTTGTCAAACTCGCTATTGATATCTACAACATAATAGGAATGTTTTTGTTGGCTAACAGGATTTGAACTTGGCAAAGGAGATTTATTGTAAATCGATATTTTTTCAGCGACATTGTATAATGCCGTACCGATATCATTTTCCAGCATCATTTTATTCATGTCATAAGCTTTCCGCACCCAATAATACTGGAAAAACAGAATTCCTACAATAAATAACGATCCCGTTAATATGACTGTCCTTATGCTATTATTTCTCATCTTAAAGAATTAGAGTACAATTTAAAATATTAAAACAATAACACGACCACGATTTCGGATCATTAACATTTCATTAACAATAATTCAGGTATCATTAACAGTAGTTCAATAAATCAGCACTGACATTTGTTCTTATTTAACCATCTAAAAAATAATAACATGAAAACATCTATTCTAATTTCTATTCTATTTTTCACATTTTCTGTTTGTTTTGGACAAGATATATTAACTGAAGAGATACCTACTCCTGATATAAAATTTGAACAAACAACAATTGATCTTGGGACAATATCTGACGATTCCAATCCTGTAATAATTTATAGGTTTACCAATACTGGCTCATCTCCCTTATTATTAA
This genomic window contains:
- a CDS encoding HAMP domain-containing histidine kinase encodes the protein MRNNSIRTVILTGSLFIVGILFFQYYWVRKAYDMNKMMLENDIGTALYNVAEKISIYNKSPLPSSNPVSQQKHSYYVVDINSEFDKQTLDYYLKTEFEYKNLPLDYFYAIYDCNSGTMVLCESSTHAIAQQKEEYCQEFLAVEGMTYYFGITFPSQTKFILEKMLIWIISSIVLFITLVFFAFSLLIILRQKRLSEIQKDFINNMTHEFKTPISTIGISSEVLLEKDNIRNSERLQYYAFIIKEESQRLARQVEKVLQYAMIEKKEFRLKTEEISLHQLIGEVVKTFEPHVKEKSGEITTKLEASNDFIRADKFHIKNVLFNLLDNAVKYSPEKIKISVSTEFVNGLLKIIIKDNGEGIPHEYQKLIFQKFYRVPMGNIHDVKGFGLGLDYVKNIIKIHRWKIDLLSEVNKGSAFTITVGGKSVITNRKQDND